One Ochotona princeps isolate mOchPri1 chromosome 7, mOchPri1.hap1, whole genome shotgun sequence genomic window carries:
- the PLAC8 gene encoding placenta-specific gene 8 protein, which yields MQPQGPPVVVVTQQPVRALQNSNWQTGMCDCFSDCGVCLCGTFCFPCLGCQVASDMNECCLCGTSVAMRTLFRTRYGIPGSICDDYMVTLCCPYCSVCQIKRDINRRRAMNAF from the exons ATGCAGCCGCAGGGGCCGCCCGTGGTCGTGGTGACCCAGCAACCTGTGCGAGCTCTGCAGAATTCCAACTGGCAAACCGGCATGTGCGACTGCTTTAGCGACTGCGGAGTGT GTCTGTGTGGCACATTCTGTTTCCCATGCCTGGGCTGCCAAGTCGCATCTGACATGAATGAGTGCTGCCTTTGTGGAACCTCTGTGGCCATGAGGACCCTCTTCCGGACCCGATACGGCATCCCT GGGTCTATTTGTGATGACTACATGGTGACCCTCTGCTGTCCTTACTGCTCTGTTTGCCAAATCAAGAGAGACATCAACCGAAGGAGAGCCATGAACGCCTTCTGA